Proteins from a genomic interval of Sphingopyxis sp. QXT-31:
- a CDS encoding 2'-5' RNA ligase family protein — MMEPILRYFLGFQVAADRAGWLARRLPPTGDMFAQIQPHLHHLTLCTIAETALPHPFLRQRVAAALGGDLPAAATIPFGRIVARDMGVELVTVGSVSAIRTLCESLVARLAAQGIEPLHRKPGLRPHITLGYGACVFDPVPLAWSWTPHNLVLVESHVGHRRHRVLQSWGLPPPAQGLFDFMADELPAIRRAA; from the coding sequence ATGATGGAGCCGATCTTGCGCTATTTCCTGGGCTTCCAGGTCGCCGCCGACCGCGCCGGCTGGCTCGCGCGCCGCCTGCCGCCGACTGGCGACATGTTCGCGCAGATACAGCCGCACCTCCATCATCTGACGCTCTGCACCATCGCCGAGACGGCGCTACCGCACCCCTTCCTGCGCCAGCGCGTCGCCGCGGCGCTGGGCGGCGACCTGCCCGCCGCGGCGACGATCCCCTTCGGCCGCATCGTCGCGCGCGATATGGGCGTCGAGCTCGTCACCGTCGGCAGCGTGAGCGCGATCCGTACGCTCTGCGAGAGCCTGGTCGCGCGCCTCGCCGCGCAGGGTATCGAGCCGCTGCACCGCAAGCCGGGCCTGCGCCCGCACATCACGCTCGGCTATGGCGCCTGCGTCTTCGACCCGGTGCCGCTCGCGTGGAGCTGGACCCCGCATAATCTGGTGCTCGTCGAAAGCCATGTCGGCCACCGCCGCCACCGCGTGCTGCAAAGCTGGGGGCTGCCGCCGCCGGCGCAGGGATTGTTCGACTTCATGGCCGACGAACTGCCCGCGATCCGGCGCGCGGCCTAG
- a CDS encoding OsmC family protein has protein sequence MTVNRASARYEGFGKEGKGSITTKSGVLDKQPYGFGTRFEGQPGTNPEELIAAAHAACFTMALSFGLARAGYSGDTLETTAAVTLDQVEGGFEISSSALTLVAKVPGIGADEFAAIAKEAEMNCPVSKLLDCEITLEHSLEN, from the coding sequence ATGACCGTCAATCGCGCTTCCGCCCGCTACGAAGGCTTCGGAAAGGAGGGCAAGGGATCGATCACCACCAAGTCGGGCGTGCTCGACAAGCAGCCCTATGGGTTCGGCACGCGCTTCGAGGGGCAGCCGGGGACCAATCCCGAGGAGCTGATCGCCGCGGCGCATGCCGCCTGCTTCACCATGGCGCTGTCGTTCGGGCTCGCGCGCGCGGGCTATAGCGGCGACACGCTCGAGACCACCGCGGCGGTGACGCTCGACCAGGTCGAGGGCGGGTTCGAGATTTCGAGCTCTGCGCTGACCCTGGTCGCCAAGGTGCCGGGGATCGGCGCCGACGAGTTCGCGGCGATCGCCAAGGAGGCCGAGATGAACTGCCCGGTGTCCAAGCTGCTCGATTGCGAGATCACGCTCGAGCACAGCCTCGAAAATTAG